A stretch of Chitinophaga caeni DNA encodes these proteins:
- the sov gene encoding T9SS outer membrane translocon Sov/SprA: protein MAKKINYGAFAIVGVVSFIIVESAARNRTIDTYRNRTEMVREDSNFFLATVDTTGKDSTKDSLKFPIQDRRGTGVTDPVKNAIDLKDPSIITKTVEYDPVTKTYTVKERIGNQYYRQPTLLSFGEFYRLQAEQSEKDYWQKRAATIGALNQKGNTPLLTGDGKVFDRVFGGTKVDIKPTGSLGLTFGYQGQNIKNPVLVERARKNGGFDFNMDINMNVVGRIGDKLKLTTNYNTQATFDFENQVKLEYTGYDDEIIKKIEAGNVSFPLRTTLISGVQSLFGIKTQLQFGRLTVTSVLSNQKSQKQNLTLSGGAQTQTFAITADQYEDNRHFLLGQFFRDTFNYSMSNLPVIRSLANITRIEVWVTNKTGATTNTRDIVGLMDLAEYDPFNNNINPLTGSKLPDNGSNDLYSRLAGDAGARNTATVISRLQAMGLQPVQDFEKTFARKLDSTQYTVNKQLGFISLVQQLQPDEVLAVAYEYTYNGRVYKVGEFSQDVPPDQNNAANQKILFLKLLKATSARPNLPIWDLMMKNIYATGAYQLNRQDFKLDVMYKDPGSEERAPSDKRYIPDAVGSYEGMPIISILNLDRLNNQNDPQPDGVFDYVEGYTINSQTGRVMFPMLEPFAQGVQKAFGGDPVLENKYMYNELYDSIKVVAQQFPQLNRYVMRGSFKSSNSSEIMLGGFNIPPGSVTVTAGGQQLRENIDYVIDYNLGQLKIINAGVLSSGVPVNVSFENNANFGVQVRNYMGTRFDYLVNEKLSLGGTVVRLSERPYYQKVNYGDDPIKNTVLGFDINYNSEWKRLTRWLDKLPNYSTTTPSIVNFTGEVARLFPGHSKLVNAAGSKSGQVYIDDFEGTSNGYDLKFPATSWALASTPKDATNENGAVLFPEAEATNDLSYGKNRALLAWYIIEPTLQIPRSPNLPSNITPDEQSDPRVRLVYQKDVFPNRSTDFGQSQLSTLDLAYYPTERGPYNFDHSDSVLSNGKLRFPRQRWGGIMRALDNSDFETANIEFIEFWVQDPFIMNPSSRGGELYINLGNVSEDVLKDSRKFFENGLPDPNKEANKIDTSQWGRIPKFQQQITQAFDNDPNIRQYQDVGYDGLRTEDEVSYRDGYIQSLIGRFGSSSPVVQQALRDPSNDDYHYYRGSDYDAEKKTILERYKRINNPEGNSPVSTGNDQFSSAATNYPESEDLNRDNTMNEAEEYFQYRVKLTPNMQVGTNYLVDKVVTTVKLPNNSEGTETWYQFKIPISNYDRKIGNIPDFKSIRFMRMFLTDFEDSVVLRFAKLELVRNQWRRYLYELKQGDPTPVDQNTTFNVSAVNIEENAKRQPVPYVVPPGIIRQNTLSANNTNILLNEQALSLQVCNLQDGESRALYKSSTLDLRQFSRLEMFIHAEAVNSQTSLKDGQLHAIIRLGSDFTDNYYEYEIPLTVTPWYTSDALTIWPSQNELNVALEKFSQLKQKRNLAGASPLTPYTEQDGNNFITVVGNPSLGELRNVMIGVLNPKDDGMPKCTELWFNEMRLTGLDEKGGYAALARLDMQLADLGTLTVSGNMHTAGFGNIDQRVNERFRDNYLQYDVATNLDFGKLLPKKAGITIPVYAGYSQTTSTPEYDPYDLDIKLKDKLHLARNKDEKDSIRRQAQDFTSITSLNFTNVRKMSTGKTKTNLWDIENFDVSYSFSQINRHNPLIENDQLTKHRFGLGYTYSGRTHFIEPFRKMIKSKTSWLALIRDFNFNYAPTLLSFRADIIRQFGVTQVRNIGDSEYKLPETYDKYFTFDRYYGMKWELTRSLLFELNALTNARIDEPNGRITGAKRDTVRSNFFKGGRVTNYYQTATLTYNLPTSKLPILDWTNATFVYNADYRWIGASRLALYLGNAIENTQQKTFQAELKFNDLYNKSKFLRRVLGSSSYQTSQPPPGLSNNSKTTNVKVDTDVDGVPTYLKILLKPILSLKRVTINYTENGGTRLPGYIDSVKALGMNWASMEPGLGFVFGQQPGKKWLDGFAQKGLITPDSTFNLQFQQQFTQRLDVQAFFEPARDLRIDLNLVKSFTKTHSELFKNAGDTGFTHLNPYDAGGFEITYISVKTIFDKIDAEQGMSKTFKDFESYRQVISERLANENPYNNDPNNPVPSQNPKDPTYRYGYSRYAQDVLIPAFLAAYSGKDPKDIGLLNQDNSSIKSNPFRNYFPLPNWKVTYNGLARIAPFRDFLTNFTITHGYRNSLSMSSYNSSLYFEDPILAGWPSFVDTISGNYYPYFIVPNITISEGFEPLIGLNMTFTNTLDLKFEYRKSRTLSLSLIDYQLSEIRSDEFIIGGGYRLRGFKLPFSLGKNGQSAVNDLNIRLDMSFRDDKTVNNKLDADIVIPTSGQKVIGISPSIDYVVNNRLNLRFFYERKQSIPVISTSYPITTTRGGLTLRFMLAQ, encoded by the coding sequence TTGGCAAAAAAGATTAACTATGGTGCTTTTGCTATAGTAGGCGTTGTATCTTTTATTATTGTTGAATCGGCGGCCAGGAACAGAACGATCGATACCTATAGAAATAGAACGGAAATGGTCCGTGAGGACTCCAATTTTTTTCTAGCTACCGTGGATACGACCGGGAAGGACTCTACCAAGGATAGCTTGAAATTTCCCATCCAAGACAGGAGAGGTACAGGTGTGACAGACCCGGTGAAGAATGCAATAGATCTGAAAGATCCTTCCATTATTACCAAAACGGTCGAATACGATCCTGTAACTAAAACGTATACTGTTAAGGAGAGAATTGGTAACCAGTACTATAGGCAGCCAACGCTACTCAGTTTCGGTGAATTTTACCGCCTCCAGGCCGAACAATCCGAAAAGGATTATTGGCAAAAAAGGGCGGCCACCATCGGCGCACTCAACCAAAAGGGCAACACTCCCCTGCTTACAGGGGATGGGAAGGTTTTTGACCGTGTTTTCGGGGGGACCAAGGTAGATATTAAACCAACCGGTAGCTTGGGTTTAACCTTTGGATACCAAGGGCAAAATATTAAAAACCCCGTGCTCGTGGAAAGGGCCCGTAAAAACGGCGGCTTCGATTTTAACATGGATATCAACATGAACGTCGTGGGCCGGATCGGGGATAAATTAAAACTTACTACAAATTACAATACACAAGCCACTTTCGATTTCGAAAACCAGGTGAAACTGGAATATACCGGTTATGATGATGAAATAATTAAGAAGATTGAAGCGGGGAACGTGAGTTTCCCTTTGCGTACTACGTTGATTTCCGGCGTACAATCATTATTCGGTATTAAAACCCAATTGCAATTCGGCCGTTTAACCGTAACTAGCGTACTCTCTAACCAGAAAAGCCAAAAGCAAAACCTGACGCTTAGCGGGGGAGCGCAAACACAAACTTTTGCCATCACCGCCGATCAATATGAAGATAATCGCCACTTCTTACTGGGGCAGTTCTTTAGGGATACGTTTAATTATTCCATGAGTAATTTACCCGTTATCCGCTCATTGGCTAATATTACGAGGATCGAAGTTTGGGTTACCAATAAAACCGGGGCAACTACCAATACGCGCGATATCGTTGGTTTAATGGATCTTGCGGAGTATGATCCGTTCAATAACAATATTAACCCGCTAACCGGTTCAAAATTGCCTGATAATGGCTCGAATGATCTCTACAGCCGTTTAGCAGGTGATGCCGGCGCAAGAAATACCGCAACCGTGATCAGCCGCTTGCAAGCAATGGGGCTGCAACCTGTCCAGGACTTTGAAAAAACTTTCGCAAGGAAATTAGATTCTACTCAATATACTGTCAACAAGCAACTCGGCTTCATCTCGCTGGTACAACAGCTTCAGCCCGATGAAGTATTGGCCGTGGCCTATGAATATACGTACAACGGCAGGGTGTACAAGGTAGGTGAATTTTCGCAAGATGTGCCCCCCGATCAAAATAATGCCGCCAACCAGAAGATATTGTTCCTCAAGTTATTGAAAGCTACCTCTGCAAGACCCAACTTACCCATCTGGGACTTGATGATGAAAAACATCTACGCTACGGGCGCTTACCAATTAAACCGCCAAGATTTTAAACTGGATGTGATGTATAAAGATCCGGGGTCCGAAGAGCGCGCTCCGAGCGATAAGCGTTACATCCCGGATGCCGTTGGCTCTTACGAAGGTATGCCCATCATATCCATCCTCAACCTGGATCGTTTGAATAATCAAAACGACCCGCAACCGGATGGTGTTTTTGATTATGTAGAGGGTTACACGATAAATTCTCAAACCGGTAGGGTCATGTTCCCGATGCTCGAACCTTTTGCGCAAGGGGTTCAAAAGGCATTTGGCGGGGATCCCGTCCTGGAGAATAAATATATGTACAACGAGCTGTACGACTCTATTAAAGTGGTGGCACAGCAGTTCCCGCAGTTGAACCGTTACGTTATGCGCGGTTCTTTTAAATCTTCTAACTCGTCTGAAATTATGCTGGGCGGATTTAATATTCCCCCGGGATCGGTAACCGTTACGGCGGGCGGGCAGCAACTGAGGGAAAATATTGACTATGTTATCGATTATAACCTGGGGCAATTGAAAATTATTAATGCGGGCGTATTGAGTTCCGGCGTACCTGTCAACGTTTCGTTTGAGAATAATGCGAATTTCGGGGTGCAGGTAAGGAACTATATGGGGACGCGTTTCGATTACTTGGTCAATGAAAAATTGAGCTTGGGTGGAACGGTTGTCAGGCTGAGTGAGCGACCTTATTACCAGAAAGTAAATTACGGGGATGACCCCATTAAAAATACGGTTCTCGGTTTCGATATCAACTATAATTCCGAATGGAAGCGACTTACACGTTGGCTCGATAAATTACCGAATTACAGTACCACAACTCCTTCCATCGTAAATTTTACCGGGGAGGTAGCCCGTTTGTTCCCCGGCCATAGTAAATTGGTAAATGCTGCCGGGAGTAAATCCGGACAGGTTTATATTGATGATTTTGAAGGAACCAGCAATGGTTATGACCTGAAATTTCCCGCAACCAGCTGGGCGTTAGCTTCCACCCCTAAAGATGCTACCAACGAAAATGGCGCCGTTTTGTTCCCGGAAGCTGAAGCAACCAATGATCTATCCTACGGCAAAAATAGGGCCTTGCTGGCATGGTATATCATTGAACCCACATTGCAAATCCCGCGATCTCCCAATTTACCTAGCAATATTACCCCGGATGAACAATCGGATCCAAGGGTGCGCCTCGTTTACCAGAAAGACGTATTCCCGAACAGGTCCACGGATTTCGGTCAAAGCCAATTAAGTACCCTGGACTTGGCTTATTATCCCACTGAAAGGGGACCCTATAACTTCGATCATAGCGACAGCGTATTGTCGAACGGAAAGTTAAGATTCCCGCGCCAACGTTGGGGTGGTATCATGAGGGCATTGGATAATAGTGATTTTGAAACGGCGAACATCGAATTTATCGAGTTTTGGGTGCAAGATCCTTTTATCATGAATCCCAGTAGCCGGGGCGGTGAGTTGTACATCAACCTGGGTAATGTTTCGGAAGATGTATTGAAAGATTCCCGTAAATTTTTTGAAAACGGCTTACCAGATCCTAACAAGGAAGCAAACAAGATCGATACATCCCAATGGGGACGGATTCCTAAATTCCAGCAACAAATTACCCAAGCATTCGATAATGATCCGAACATCCGCCAATACCAGGATGTGGGTTACGACGGTTTGAGAACAGAAGATGAGGTTAGCTATCGCGATGGTTATATCCAATCCTTGATCGGGCGTTTCGGATCCAGTTCACCGGTAGTTCAGCAGGCATTGAGAGATCCTTCGAATGATGATTACCATTATTACCGCGGATCCGATTATGATGCTGAGAAGAAAACCATCCTGGAGCGTTATAAAAGGATCAATAATCCTGAAGGTAACTCCCCGGTTTCTACTGGGAATGACCAATTCTCTTCCGCAGCCACCAACTATCCGGAGTCAGAAGATCTCAACCGGGATAACACGATGAACGAAGCGGAAGAATATTTCCAATACCGCGTGAAATTAACGCCTAACATGCAAGTTGGGACAAATTATTTAGTAGATAAAGTCGTTACAACGGTAAAACTTCCAAATAATAGCGAGGGAACCGAAACTTGGTATCAATTCAAAATACCGATCTCGAACTACGATCGCAAGATTGGCAATATCCCGGATTTTAAATCCATCCGTTTCATGCGTATGTTCCTAACGGATTTTGAAGATTCCGTGGTACTGCGCTTCGCGAAATTGGAGTTGGTAAGAAACCAATGGCGCCGTTACTTGTACGAGTTGAAACAAGGTGATCCAACACCGGTGGATCAGAACACTACTTTTAACGTTTCGGCAGTAAATATCGAAGAAAATGCCAAGAGGCAGCCGGTACCTTACGTGGTGCCACCGGGTATCATCCGCCAAAATACATTGAGCGCCAACAATACCAATATCTTGTTAAACGAACAGGCACTCTCCCTGCAAGTCTGCAACCTGCAAGATGGGGAATCGAGGGCTTTGTATAAATCAAGCACGCTCGACCTGAGGCAATTCTCCCGTTTAGAAATGTTTATCCACGCGGAAGCCGTAAATAGCCAAACTTCATTGAAAGACGGCCAGTTACATGCGATCATCCGCTTGGGAAGTGATTTTACGGATAACTATTACGAGTACGAAATTCCATTAACAGTAACACCTTGGTATACTTCCGATGCCTTGACGATATGGCCGAGCCAGAACGAATTGAACGTGGCGTTGGAAAAATTCAGCCAATTAAAACAGAAACGTAATTTGGCCGGCGCATCACCATTAACACCTTACACGGAACAAGACGGCAATAACTTTATCACGGTAGTGGGTAACCCTAGCCTGGGGGAACTACGTAACGTGATGATCGGTGTTTTAAATCCCAAGGATGACGGTATGCCGAAATGTACGGAGTTGTGGTTTAACGAGATGCGTTTGACAGGTTTGGACGAAAAAGGTGGATATGCCGCCTTGGCAAGGTTAGATATGCAGTTGGCAGATCTTGGTACATTAACGGTTTCAGGAAATATGCACACTGCCGGTTTCGGTAATATTGATCAAAGGGTGAATGAAAGGTTCCGCGACAATTACCTGCAATATGATGTGGCGACCAACCTTGACTTCGGTAAATTACTTCCTAAAAAAGCCGGCATCACGATCCCGGTTTATGCAGGTTATTCACAAACTACAAGCACGCCGGAATATGATCCTTACGATTTAGATATCAAGCTGAAAGATAAGTTGCACCTGGCTAGGAATAAGGATGAAAAAGATTCTATCCGCAGGCAAGCGCAAGATTTTACGTCGATCACGAGCCTGAACTTTACCAATGTCAGGAAGATGAGCACGGGGAAGACGAAAACGAACCTATGGGATATCGAGAACTTCGATGTTTCTTATTCGTTCAGTCAAATTAACAGGCACAACCCTTTAATCGAGAATGACCAGTTAACGAAACACCGGTTCGGTTTAGGGTATACTTATTCCGGGCGAACGCATTTCATCGAACCTTTCCGGAAGATGATCAAATCCAAAACCTCTTGGTTGGCGCTGATACGTGATTTTAATTTTAATTACGCCCCCACGTTATTATCGTTCAGGGCAGATATTATCCGGCAATTCGGCGTTACGCAGGTTAGGAATATCGGTGATAGTGAATATAAATTACCGGAAACCTATGATAAATACTTTACGTTCGATAGGTATTACGGCATGAAATGGGAGTTGACCAGGAGCTTATTATTCGAATTGAACGCGCTTACTAATGCCCGTATCGACGAACCGAACGGCAGAATTACTGGGGCAAAGCGCGATACCGTACGTAGTAATTTCTTTAAAGGCGGCAGGGTAACAAATTATTATCAAACAGCTACGCTCACTTATAACTTGCCGACTTCCAAGCTGCCGATATTAGATTGGACGAATGCCACATTCGTTTACAATGCGGATTATCGCTGGATCGGCGCATCCCGCTTGGCTTTGTACCTGGGAAATGCTATCGAAAATACACAGCAGAAAACATTCCAAGCAGAATTGAAATTTAATGACTTGTATAACAAATCCAAGTTCTTAAGGCGGGTGCTGGGCTCCAGCAGTTATCAAACCAGCCAGCCGCCACCGGGATTAAGTAATAATAGTAAAACTACCAATGTAAAGGTGGATACGGATGTTGACGGTGTGCCTACTTATTTGAAGATACTTTTAAAACCGATCCTTTCCCTGAAACGCGTTACAATCAACTATACGGAAAATGGAGGAACCAGGCTGCCGGGATATATAGACAGCGTGAAAGCCTTAGGTATGAACTGGGCCTCTATGGAACCTGGCTTGGGATTTGTTTTCGGGCAGCAACCCGGTAAAAAATGGTTAGATGGATTCGCACAAAAGGGATTAATCACACCTGATTCTACATTTAACTTGCAATTCCAACAACAGTTCACGCAACGCTTGGATGTGCAGGCATTTTTTGAACCTGCCCGTGATTTGCGGATCGATTTAAACTTGGTAAAATCATTTACAAAAACGCATAGCGAGTTATTTAAAAATGCAGGGGATACAGGGTTTACCCACCTAAACCCATATGATGCAGGGGGATTCGAAATAACATATATATCAGTCAAAACGATTTTCGATAAAATAGATGCAGAACAAGGCATGTCGAAGACTTTCAAGGATTTCGAGTCCTACAGGCAAGTCATTTCCGAACGTTTGGCAAACGAGAACCCTTATAACAATGATCCCAACAATCCTGTACCATCGCAGAATCCAAAAGATCCGACATACCGGTACGGGTATAGCCGTTATGCGCAAGATGTGTTGATACCAGCATTCTTGGCAGCGTATTCCGGTAAAGATCCTAAAGATATTGGCTTATTGAACCAGGATAATTCCTCGATTAAGAGCAACCCGTTCCGTAATTACTTCCCGTTACCGAACTGGAAAGTGACCTATAACGGTTTGGCTAGGATCGCGCCATTCCGCGATTTCTTAACGAATTTCACGATCACCCACGGTTATCGTAATTCATTGTCCATGAGTTCATATAATAGCTCCCTATATTTTGAAGATCCGATCCTAGCAGGTTGGCCATCATTCGTGGATACGATTTCAGGCAATTATTACCCTTATTTCATTGTTCCAAATATTACGATCAGCGAAGGTTTTGAACCCTTGATAGGCCTGAATATGACCTTCACCAATACGCTGGATCTCAAGTTTGAATACCGCAAAAGCCGCACCTTAAGTTTGAGTTTGATCGATTATCAACTGAGCGAGATCCGCTCAGACGAGTTCATCATTGGGGGTGGATACAGGTTGAGAGGGTTTAAACTACCATTCAGTTTAGGGAAAAACGGGCAATCGGCTGTAAATGATCTGAATATCAGGCTCGACATGAGTTTCCGGGACGATAAAACGGTTAATAATAAACTGGATGCAGATATCGTCATACCGACCAGCGGGCAAAAAGTAATTGGAATATCGCCATCTATAGATTACGTGGTGAACAACCGGCTGAATTTGAGATTTTTCTATGAACGGAAACAATCGATACCTGTAATATCCACGTCTTATCCAATAACAACGACGCGCGGTGGATTGACGCTGCGATTCATGCTGGCGCAATAA
- a CDS encoding SDR family NAD(P)-dependent oxidoreductase: protein MKGIIFITGATAGFGEAMARKFASEGYDLIITGRREERLEQVQKELIEQYGIKVLPLIFDVRNKEAVNTIIPMIPEAWQNIDVLINNAGLALDFSTIDEGNMDDWDTMIDTNVKGLLYVSRNVIPWMKARKKGHIINIGSTAAKHVYQKGNVYCATKHAVDALSQAMRIDLLPYHIKVTAIHPGAAETEFSLVRFKGDAGKAANVYKGFEPLHAEDVAQVAYFCTTLPPHVCINDLVITPTQQANAYYTYKETD, encoded by the coding sequence ATGAAAGGAATTATATTTATCACCGGAGCTACGGCAGGTTTCGGAGAAGCAATGGCAAGGAAATTTGCATCCGAAGGTTATGATCTGATCATTACCGGGAGAAGGGAAGAACGGTTGGAACAAGTACAAAAAGAATTGATTGAGCAGTACGGGATTAAAGTCCTACCCCTCATCTTCGATGTAAGGAACAAGGAAGCCGTTAACACTATCATCCCCATGATTCCCGAAGCATGGCAAAACATCGATGTATTAATAAACAATGCCGGTTTAGCATTGGATTTCTCCACGATCGATGAAGGGAATATGGATGATTGGGATACGATGATCGATACGAATGTAAAAGGTTTATTGTACGTTTCCCGGAATGTCATCCCCTGGATGAAAGCTAGGAAAAAGGGACACATTATCAATATTGGCAGTACGGCCGCGAAGCATGTTTACCAGAAAGGAAACGTGTACTGTGCTACCAAACATGCCGTGGATGCACTTTCACAGGCAATGAGAATAGACCTGTTGCCCTATCATATCAAGGTAACAGCGATCCATCCCGGTGCCGCGGAAACCGAGTTTTCCTTGGTTCGATTTAAAGGTGATGCCGGCAAAGCAGCAAATGTTTACAAGGGCTTCGAACCCTTGCATGCTGAAGACGTAGCACAGGTTGCATATTTCTGTACCACCCTACCGCCCCATGTTTGTATCAATGATTTGGTGATAACACCGACGCAGCAAGCCAACGCTTATTATACATATAAAGAAACAGATTAA